In the genome of Euzebya sp., one region contains:
- a CDS encoding helix-turn-helix domain-containing protein: protein MSTVTEDHVVAVLAPEPLSPFEFAIACEVFGIRRSEVIARMARPRWYDLRVCAQRPGVPVATSMGFSIVAEHGLDAVVDADTVIVPMASKWGVSETHRAGWRMPALPDDEVLQALVDAAERGARIVSFCSGAFTLAEAGLLDGRRATTHWLFLDAFRRRYPTVEVVPDVLYVDAGQVLTSAGSAAGLDLSLHLLRADHGADVADLVARRLVIPPHRDGGQAQYTTVPPPRTGGTPFAELLDWLVASLHEPLTVSDMAARAAMSPRTFARRFAEATGTTPLQWLTTQRLARARQLLETTDLTVDVVAARSGLGSAANLRSRLRDACGVSPSAYRQRFKRDAAA from the coding sequence ATGTCGACGGTCACCGAGGACCACGTGGTCGCCGTCCTGGCGCCCGAGCCCCTCAGCCCGTTCGAGTTCGCGATCGCCTGCGAGGTGTTCGGGATCCGGCGGAGCGAGGTGATCGCGCGGATGGCCCGCCCGCGCTGGTACGACCTGCGCGTCTGCGCGCAGCGGCCCGGCGTCCCGGTCGCCACCTCGATGGGGTTCTCGATCGTCGCCGAGCACGGGTTGGACGCGGTGGTCGACGCCGACACGGTGATCGTGCCCATGGCGTCCAAGTGGGGCGTCTCCGAGACGCACCGGGCGGGCTGGCGGATGCCGGCGCTGCCCGACGACGAGGTCCTCCAGGCACTCGTCGACGCCGCCGAGCGGGGTGCGCGGATCGTGAGCTTCTGCTCCGGGGCGTTCACCCTGGCCGAGGCCGGGTTGCTCGACGGGCGTCGCGCGACGACCCACTGGCTGTTCCTCGACGCGTTCCGCCGCCGCTACCCGACCGTCGAGGTGGTCCCCGACGTGCTCTACGTGGACGCCGGGCAGGTGCTGACCTCGGCGGGCTCCGCCGCCGGCCTGGACCTGTCCCTCCACCTGCTGCGGGCCGATCACGGCGCCGACGTCGCGGACCTCGTCGCCCGGCGGCTGGTCATCCCGCCGCACCGCGACGGCGGGCAGGCGCAGTACACGACCGTGCCGCCGCCGAGGACCGGCGGGACCCCGTTCGCCGAGCTGCTCGACTGGCTCGTCGCCAGCCTCCACGAGCCGCTGACCGTGAGCGACATGGCCGCGCGGGCGGCGATGAGCCCTCGCACGTTCGCGCGGCGCTTCGCCGAGGCCACCGGCACCACGCCGCTGCAGTGGCTGACCACCCAGCGCCTCGCCCGGGCCCGCCAGCTGCTCGAGACCACCGACCTGACGGTCGACGTCGTGGCGGCGCGCAGCGGTCTCGGCAGCGCGGCGAACCTCCGCAGCCGGCTGCGCGACGCCTGCGGCGTCAGCCCGAGCGCCTACCGGCAGCGGTTCAAGCGCGACGCGGCGGCGTAG
- a CDS encoding CsbD family protein, which produces MPDDHRVDEAKGRVKEAAGSLTGDDELKREGTVDRVTADVKEKAAGLIDKARDAVTGDDR; this is translated from the coding sequence ATGCCAGACGACCACCGGGTCGACGAGGCCAAGGGACGGGTCAAGGAGGCCGCCGGAAGCCTGACCGGCGACGACGAGCTCAAGCGCGAGGGCACGGTCGACCGGGTCACCGCCGACGTGAAGGAGAAGGCGGCCGGGCTGATCGACAAGGCCCGGGACGCGGTCACCGGAGACGACCGCTAG